The genomic region TAAGATAATCGTAATCCTGTCGTAAATTTCTTCGTGGCGAGATTAAGGTCAACGTAAACGTggagaagaaataagttttaataaatacgaaagtaattattaacttccgatatgtaagttgtcataaacgtaacggaaatctgttgttccgtgtttacaatgtttacggaTGCGTAATCACATCGTAAACGCGTTGTTCCAAAATGTACGGGTTTCCGATGTTTAAGGTGACCGTAAGCAAGACGTAAACATCCAAGGACTGTGCTTACGATAACTTAAATGCGTGTCTTTTTCCCGTGCATGGCGCCAGAATTCAGATATCGTTTATTGGcaacaatttgaaaataataacatttacgCTACTTCTTTGCGTCGAATTGAATATATTGgagtaaataaatatttttgtcaTGACTCGATGATTCGTTTTGTCGCCGTTGAtactaaaaaaagaagaaaaaagtacaGTTTAGCAGTGTTGAGGTTCTTATCAATTGAACTCTAGCTTCATAACTATGCAATATATAGATAGATCGagagatagatatttattcagccactgATCTTACAATGGAAATTGGGTCAAAACAAGAGCTCAAAAGTCAAAACGAGTACAAAACCAAAAAACAGATTCAAAATATCAATGAATACCAGCAGGATGAAAATGTTGCCAAGACATAAAAACACACAGTGTtaaaaatacattgcatttgAATCTGTTCCGTCTGAAGTCTACAATTAATTATGTTGTTTTGCTTACGTTAAGAATCAGGTTATTCTCAGTGCACCAGTTCACCAATCTATCCACTTCCTTGCGGTAACCACTTTCGTCTCCGTTGAAAATCAAGCCAGTAATATCAAGTATATTGACTACAACCTCGTAATCAGTTCCACCAAATTGTTTGATTGCCTGAATTGATAAGATGTTTATTATTCTTGAATAGTTATTACAGTATACATCGATTAAAAacgggtgttactaaaacgaatgacaattgcgttacacataacgaatgacaatatgttgtacacactaaaaaattgcgttgactaaaacgaatgacagtaatgacagcacagacatttgcttcaacaggatatcacagttcagacttcgtgggtatctagatctattaaagtacggacaagataaaaacgcaccttatagtaagcgaaattgtaagtttgattttaaaaagtaaatttaacgtcattttttccgatattaattgttagaaactaacaatactataatcttgaaacgtcttcagttatctttctatataaatctacagaggtaaaaagcacagcactcaagcgcaatctcacacaaaaactttccctgtggtttctatcagTAAATTACACCACCCTGCAACCACGTGATGCGATttagaaaaccaataaccgcatttactccactccgttcaTCATTCTAGCTATCTCCactcaccaccgtccttcgttgtcattcgttgtcattcgttgtcattcgttgtcattcgctgtcattcgcaaatgataagtaaccctgtacaaagtcaattgtcattcggtcattcgctgtcattcgtttgaGTTTGTCCCTTAAAAACCGCCAAGTCACTTATACTAATCACAATATCATAATATAATGGGATACTATTTGCATGGTTGAAATGGACGATAAGGGTATTTACGGAAGCATATAAGAGACATCATATTAAGGTCTTTCACGTATCACGAAAAATTCGCCGATAATGGTTTTCCTTGTTCCACATATTTGGTTCCGTCTTAACAAAgcgaaaagaaaaaggaggtaGCCTAAATGTAGTCAGATATAAAACGGTGAAATCGACAATAACCGTTTTGCATAGATTTGAATAACAGATGTCTAGGTTAGCTTTCACGTTGTAGGAAATTCACAACGTCTTGATAATATAgtttacatgtttttgtttttttggccgTTTTGTCATGACAATGTGGTTTTCTGATTCTCATTATTCTTGCAAAGTTAGCTTTAGAATACATTGTAATGTCCCCCCTATGCTTCCGTAAGTATAAGTCTTTGACGCTGTTAGCTTGTAGGCGTCGAGGAGTACATGCAACGTTGTTTGGATATGatccatataaatatatttgatatagaaACAGACCTGAGTAGATGTAAAGTGTGTTACACTGGAATTCAAAGGGCAACCTTTCCCGTTGAATGTTGTAGCGTTACAGAAACAAACGCCTGCGTAGATCCACCAACCGCCTACGTGTAATTTGTAGTACAAGGTATGTATGGTACAAAACATCTATAGTATCTAGGGTATTTTTAAACCGGCAGCGAAATGTGTTGAGGTGAGTGGGTGAATATATAGCAATAGAACCGCTCGTATATACATGTTTAGGTTAATAACAAGAGCGACCAGAGATAGAGAACGCAAGAATATTAGATGTTCTCATAATTGGGTAAGTATGTTACATAATATAATCGTGTACCATGTTATACAAGTGACtataaagaaaacagaaatttgTATTTAGTTATATTACAACTTAAAATGGTACCGTGCTGTCAAGACTTGTACCAAATAGCCTAggtatttatatgttattattattatttttttttgtcatcgtGGAACTTTTAATAGGGGTAACAGACAATGTGACACCTATagttagcctatatatagccaataaatatatatattctttgggaagtcccccaggggacacgtggctgtggtgcactgttgtgccccaggagagattgtttgaattgtgcacactttggtgtgtaggtgtgacaagttaccaatgaccaggttTAATTGTAAAGCGCATAGAACTTgtggattatgcgctatataaataacggtgtaataataatagtatttcTAGCCTATGTAGCCTAtacatgtagcctatatatatagcctatatatatatagcctatatatatatatacagtggcgtaggaagttacttttgagtggggggggggggggctgaagaccgatggccgacctggggaggggtttaagggaggggtgtccccctcccctttggaatttgttttgcatttccagTTGGCCTCAGatacaatttggtgcaatatagcacacttcaacccacccactccattttgtatataattttgcattttcacctggccttagatgcaatttggtgctccaaatgtgAGTTTTtactcatttggaaatgaaaaaggggttttctgacttgcgaagtgggggcggaatgatacttccgcccctccatatttttcactggggggggggggggctggcgcccccagcccccggttcccacgtccttgtatatatatatatatatatttatatatatacccagtGGAAATAAATCAATACGCCTTAGGCTAACTATATAGTGTCACATTGTCTGTTACCCCTATTAAAAGTTCCACGATGACaaaaaagtaaataacataTAAATACCTATGCTATTTGGTACAAGTCTTATATACCCAATGGAAATAAATCAATACGCCTAAGGCCTCTGGGCATTCCATACTTTTCATCGATACTTCTATATGCATACCTAATTCGGTAAGCAGTAATCCCGTTATCTGACGAAAGTTGTTTTCCGGCCCGGGATTCCTCTTCCAATAAATACTAGAACACTATAGCTACTCTACATGTGATGTCATTTATAAAATTCATTACACAGAATATTACATGTTATTTAAATCTGTGGCTCAAATTAGGAGCAATTAATAAAATGCGTTAATCATCCCCAGTGGCGTGCACACGATTTTATGGGTGGAGGGGATTCTAAATTTACCCCGACTGCTTTATGGGCATGAACATTGTGGAATCATTACTGAGATGGATCCAGgattttttatataaaagaGGTAGTATAGGCTTGGGTTGGTTGAAGACGACCTACATACAGGGCGGAGTGAAGgtgatatcccccccccccaaataaaaacaatgtttaGATGTCCAATGGGGTAATTTGAGTCATATTTAAACAATCGACTTAGGTTAATGAATAGGGTCTAAGCGTAAGGATGTGCTAGTAAATAATTACTGTTTAacttttgtgtgaggttgaaaaatgGTAGTGTATTCACACTCCCCTGGATTCCCGCATGAGGGCATTCTGGACCCAGAGAAGCGATATAATTCGTCCTCGACAGAATATAAAAATCTCTGGCGGCTTGACAGCCTCTCCCCCACCGCCCTATCCCACCCATTGCGCTAGACGCTGATCACCCCCACATGTCATTGTCGCcgttgacaaaaaaacaaaaaaagacaaaaaagagtAAAGCGTAGCAGTGTTGAGGTTCCTATCAAATGAACGTTAGCTTCATAACTTTGCACTATATAGTATCTTGACTACAACCCCGTTATCAGTTCCACCAAATCGTTCTCAAAATATGTATGTTTGCCTTTATTGATAATATGTTTATTATTCTTGAATAGTTATTATATCATACATCGATTACAATATCAGAATATAATGGGATACTATTTGCATGGTTAAAATGGACAAGAGTATTTACGGAAGCATATAAAAGACATCATATTGAGGTCTTTCACGTAACGCTAAAAAATCGCAAAAATATGGTTTTCCTTTTTGCGATTTAaaagaacgaaaaaaaaaacctattaaacaaaagtaaaaaaaggagGTAAATGTGGTCAGATAAAAACCGGTAAAATCGACAATTAtctttttgcatatatattgtgGATACCATAGTTAAAAGTGGTAACATACAATGTCACACCTACGGTATCtttaagagaaaaatattccacaacgTTAGTAAAAAACCACGTCTCAAAATCCGGTTTTCTATACCAATTCAAGAAGTGGTCGGTAGAGTGTAACCTAATTTTAACTGGATATACTCCCGACATTTCCATGGATCATATCTGGAACACATCCGTGTTGTTATCCAAACGGCAAAtgttttacaaacaaaaatccTTTCCTATTAAATTTATTGTGTGGATTTATGTGTGAATGACGTGTCGAAGAGCTTctaaagcagggttgtccaaccttttgcagaagagggccacatggaatgattatgatgaaggaggggccgcatgaaccctactctcgatttttgcccgaagcccaaggcaacaaaatgtgagcactgcgcgcggagcgcacggatttattttccttcctgataaaacagatgaattatgttcagccgcccccccccccatccgctGAGAGTgtgagtgtcacacaaactgacctgtatgcagtttttttggacccagaaggttcgaaagattgattatatagcttcaaattgttatcaataaatctgctcactaaaatttcgcaccgtagagcatctctggcgggccggacgcaaccctgcggcgggccggactgtggcccgcgggccgtaggttggacaaccctgttctaAAGTGTTCAAAAGCAAGGCTTGCGTGAATTCACCTTTGAGGAGTATAACTTATAATACAAGAGCGATGTACATTGATAGTTGTATCTATTTCGAACCCGAATTAAGAAAACGACCGCACCCTTCTTGTCCGCAACGGACTGAAAATGTTGGACCCAACCCGAGAGGGCCCCTGGATATTTAATGGACCGTGGATCCATTGCAACACCCGACCCGTGTCTATTACAGAGCGTCTGACTTTTACTTCTTTTTGGCAttaaaatgtatacattttcATGTGGAATTTGTGAATCCATTTGTTTCCTGCTATATCACtaatgcgtgtgtgtgtttgtgtgtctgTTTGTTTATTCCTTTATTTCAGGAAATTTATACCTTAATGTAGCAGTATGGCGCTTCCAAAGATATTAATGACACCGCTAGCAGCGCTAACGCAAGCGGTTGAATACGAAGGCGTCTGGTTTCCACCACTGGTTCTACCTCATTGTcttgaaaaagtaaaaacttttGAGGTGAGGGAAGATGATCTAATTCTAACGACGTATCCAAAATGTGGTAAGTTTGTAGTAACCGTGGATGAACAGTACGCAATATAGATCCAATACATGTAACCATATGTATAACAAAGTAGGGCTTCTGAAATCGGAggaaaaaggaggggggggggggttgtctcTGCATGGTTGCCAAGCAATTACGTCATAGACGGCTTTCATTTTCTGCGTATTCGTCAACGGTTATATAAATTCAACAGGAGTCAACGGCTGAAACCATCGTCAAACAGTATAAGTAAAGCTTGGACGGTTTTATACATCGTATGTAGAGccaccttattgagtacaagatccCTTTGGGTTTTGACAACAAAGCCCAAAATCTGGGAAGAAAGTAAAAGCCTGGATGGGCATTATAtatggtatgtggatccacctatAGTGAGTAGAGGAATTTTGTCATTTCCCTATGGTCATTCGAGGTGAACGGAGGTCAAAGTCTGTAATCACAAATGTGGCAAGAATCAGTAAGCACGTTGACCTTCCTGGTTAATTATTCTATCGTATTTGGAAAgaactgatgacctttaagaaTTGAACTCTgaactcccccctcccccccccatttttgCTTAATTTTACAAAAGGTACTCACTGGATGAAGGAGGTGTTACGTCTTATGCAGCACGACGGTCACGTGGAGAAAATTAAACGAGAAACAGACCCCAGTAAAAACGGTGATCTGTCCTTCGCACTGCCCCCAGATATGAAGCGATGTGTTTCGGATGGAATAGCTGCAAGCCCTTCTCCTCGAATCTACGCTACCCATTTACCTGTTCAACTACTCCCTCCTCAAGTCTGGACTAAGAAACCAAAGGTTGGTACACcagttttaaataataataagtgCTTCTGTTTAGAATAACACCTCCCCCTTGGCCACGCAGAAAGTATCAATAACAACAACGGcacaatactactactactacttctactaccaCTAAtaatcaccaccaccaccaccaccaccaccaccaccaccctcaccctcaccctcaccctcaccctcaccatcaccatcaccatcaccatcaccatcaccatcaccatcaccatcaccatcaccatcaccatcaccatcaccatcaccatcaccatcaccatcaccatcaccatcaccatcaccatcaccatcaccatcaccatcaccatcaccatcaccatcatcatcatcatcatcatcatcatcatcatcatcatcatcatcatcatcatcatcatcatcatcatcatcatcatcatcatcatcatcatcatcatcatcatcatcatcatcatcatcatcatcatcatcatcatcatcatcatcatcatcatcatcatcatcgtcatcatcattatcataactGTCATGCAGTCTAGCTTGTATTTCTGTTACACTTTTTATTCGAAAATGGCCCTTTACACTGCTGCGGATTATCAATTAAAGTAGCTGTACAAGCTATATAGTTATATCACCTATAGACATGAGATATAACATAAATACAATGTATTAGGGAATTTcccaaggacaaatggtgtcgTCAATGTCTTACAGAGTGCTGGGTTAAATGAAATTACAAGAGTAACATACTTTGGGTATGTTATCcgaatttataaataaaaaatgaaataacgaGAAACACGAAGGCTTACACTGAGAAGCCGATGTCATCAACAAAGTTATGACTTAAATTAGCATACCAGGGAATTAGCGTATTTAGCTGAATATCTTGACCACAATACTATCACTCAAAATTGTTCTTTGCTGAACTACGAAATATCAAGGAAATTCTGCTTAAAGTATAAGAAAGGTGTTGGGTATTAGTCGTAGTTGCTATAGACACTTTTTGATGACTCAGCAACAAACCCTATGAGTACATTAACTACTGTAAAGTTTCGCATGGACTTTCAATGTCTCCCGTCTTTTGTCAAATTCTGTCATTGCCATGTTAGAATACAAGATACTTGATATTCTGAAAAATCTTGGAAATCTAGTCTAGAGAATAGTTGAAGATAAGGTACTCGATTGCGAGCATAGAATTTTGTACTCGTCCTCATGCCCAAGATAATTTTCTATTGTACTCATGCTGTGGCAATGATACTGTCATAGCTTGGTATATTCATCTTAGAATGTCTTCTCATGCTGTTTCAAACACTGGTTCTTGCTTTTACTACACCGTAGAAGTAACATATCAAATTTGTCATggttcaggcgcgtagcgaggaatttgccaagggaggggcgaaactgttggcaaactatcagagccgtagatacggcattgcaaactatttaagcgtagcgccaccacaaATTGACGCGAAGCCgtacaagaaagaaaattttggctgaaaatgcctcccagatcgctggaaatggcacttcccaggccttgtaagttgcatcttagcattttctctttgaaattactagcgatatcataaaaacttaccaaaaaattatgctcaaggggggggggggcggctgccctcTTCGCCCCCCGGCTACGCGCCTGTCATGGTTCTTCATTCTGTTCAATACATTTCAACTATGCACGGCATCCTGCATGTGTACTCAATATTTTGTAACTCTTTATCTCATACAGATTGTTTATTTGACAAGGGACCCTAAAGACGCATGTTCATCAATGTACCGCTTCGTAAACGCAATTGATCCCACGAGCAAAAATAATGTGACCTGGGAACTGATGTACAAAACCTTCTTCTCAGAAAAGGGTAAATGTTTTACAAGTTAATTATAATAAATCTACGTCAGTTAGGCTATATTCCATTCTTTTGCACAGAAAACACTGTAACATTTCAACGTTATCTCTTATTATCTCCTCCTCcgtcaccaccaccacccacccacccctccccctcacacTTACCTCACCATTCTCATCTGTCCCGATAAAATTTGGAAGCTAGCCGGTTATATTCACTGGCTGTGTCATGAAAGCCTAGTTaccatttttgtttaaatagtCTATAGCAAAGTTACAGTCGTATATATAGACACTGTAAATAGCCACATATTGGATAAATgcaatgcatttcacttaactGATGATATTTCCTTATTTCTTTAGatttatttgtgtttatttcatattttacagcCCATTTCGGTAACTGGTTTGACCATGCCTTGGGTTTCTGGAATCACAGAGACGACGATAATGTACTATTCCTAACATATGAGGAAATGAAGACGGTAATCACGTTATGTGAACATTTAATGCTGTGgtttataaaaatatgaaatattaaaaatgatcaTATAATGTCTTTATATTCAACGTATGTTAACAGTAACGACAAGACTGAACGTTTCATATAGAATAACACCTATGGATTGAATCAGGTATTTATAAGTTTAGTCTATTTCATGTATAGCCTATACGTCCTTCGCAACGTCACTATACAGGTACTTTTCAATACTCAAGATATGTTTTCATTGAATGCAATCGTTTGTAACTGCAGACTAAATCATCGGTTCTTCCATTGAGTGGATCACACTCGGTGCTGTTTTGTGATAACTGAAAATGTTCTTCAAAGCTTTACTTACTACTTTAAATAATCATTCTGCATGGTGCTTTATCGTTGAAATCTGATAAATTTTGATAAGTTTTGTACTTAGCTATGCCAAGAATCTCTGTACTTAGGACATTATCAAGCTGCATCTACTGTGTAGATATAATCTTTTTTTGCCCTCTGGGAATAAGGTAGTTAAATATCATAAGGAAAACAGCACACTTTTCTTTCATATACAGAGGTCATACAGAGTATTGTGAATGTAACTTAGATCGAATCTATAGAGAAAAGGAAATACTTGAAACTGTACATCACTTATCTGAACTCAAAAGTAaccaatattattttttttcttctcgtcTTTGTTTGAACAACAATAGGATTTACGGTCTGTTGTAAGACGTCTGGAGAAATTTCTTGGATTACCGATAACTTCAGAAGGAATGGAAAGGATAATCGAACATGCAAGTGTAGAAGGAATGAAGAAAACATTCGCTAAGATCGAAGAGGAATATGAGAATGGCAAGATGTATACCAGAGCGTTCGGCCTAATGCCATTTATACAGAAAGGTGACttattcatgaatatattaTCTTGGATATAGAATAAGATAAATATGACGTCGTCTagaccaacaacaacaataacctaaattgttatgatattataatataGGAAAGAATAGAGACATAGATACCAAGGGTTCTGTTTAATGTCACAATATACCGCCAATGCTATAATatacataatgtcaatacaagACGAAACTTTGAAAAACCGTGTGAAATTCATATCTTCCTTATATAGCCTCGTGAATTTGTTTGGTTAGATGGGGTCTCTATAGTTTGATATGTAAATTTCATccgttt from Apostichopus japonicus isolate 1M-3 chromosome 2, ASM3797524v1, whole genome shotgun sequence harbors:
- the LOC139979949 gene encoding sulfotransferase 1C2-like, with the protein product MALPKILMTPLAALTQAVEYEGVWFPPLVLPHCLEKVKTFEVREDDLILTTYPKCGTHWMKEVLRLMQHDGHVEKIKRETDPSKNGDLSFALPPDMKRCVSDGIAASPSPRIYATHLPVQLLPPQVWTKKPKIVYLTRDPKDACSSMYRFVNAIDPTSKNNVTWELMYKTFFSEKAHFGNWFDHALGFWNHRDDDNVLFLTYEEMKTDLRSVVRRLEKFLGLPITSEGMERIIEHASVEGMKKTFAKIEEEYENGKMYTRAFGLMPFIQKGVSGGWKANFTDEQRDECNKMMKEKLAGTGLDVHYH